A DNA window from Desulforamulus hydrothermalis Lam5 = DSM 18033 contains the following coding sequences:
- a CDS encoding TrkA C-terminal domain-containing protein, with protein sequence MSLVFLVCFLLVLVIIVEISAIALKLTGMELHVARFQALSALVTVGYTTSDSEEVVKHHVRRRIIMVLMVLGYLGTATIVTALINIMRHPLTLLQVGTALVIVLLAFSLVSSRRLRVHLDRGIERQLSRHRLLQKKSVEEVLKLDRHYGVAEVRLQAGSHLVGQTIAASKIRDQDIFILAIERSDAFIHSPRGSQVLQAGDKLIVYGNMQNIHLLLCSDCYR encoded by the coding sequence ATGAGCCTGGTTTTCCTGGTATGCTTTCTGCTGGTGCTGGTGATTATCGTAGAAATTTCTGCCATTGCCTTAAAGTTGACCGGCATGGAGCTGCATGTGGCGCGGTTTCAGGCCCTTTCAGCCCTGGTTACGGTAGGCTACACCACTTCGGATTCGGAAGAAGTGGTAAAACACCATGTGCGGCGGCGCATCATCATGGTGCTGATGGTGCTGGGTTACCTGGGAACCGCTACCATTGTCACCGCCCTGATTAATATTATGCGACACCCCCTGACGCTGCTGCAGGTGGGCACGGCCCTTGTCATTGTGTTGCTGGCCTTTAGTTTAGTATCCAGCCGCCGGTTGCGCGTGCACCTGGACCGGGGCATTGAAAGGCAGTTATCGCGCCACCGGTTGCTGCAAAAAAAATCGGTGGAAGAGGTTTTGAAGTTAGACCGGCATTACGGGGTGGCGGAGGTGAGATTGCAGGCCGGCAGTCATCTGGTGGGCCAAACCATTGCCGCCAGTAAAATCAGGGATCAGGATATTTTTATCCTGGCCATCGAACGGTCGGATGCCTTTATACATTCGCCCAGGGGCAGCCAGGTGCTGCAAGCAGGTGACAAGCTGATTGTCTATGGCAACATGCAGAACATTCACCTGTTGCTGTGTTCGGACTGTTACCGCTGA
- a CDS encoding putative signal transducing protein has translation MWTVVYIAPNKKQAERLQQMLQQEGLLVKLRNIGLPSGNDNGAVEILVPESEVDEALEIINTV, from the coding sequence GTGTGGACGGTGGTATATATTGCGCCAAATAAAAAACAAGCCGAACGATTACAACAAATGCTACAGCAAGAGGGCTTGCTGGTAAAATTACGCAATATCGGACTGCCGAGCGGCAATGATAACGGAGCGGTAGAAATCCTGGTACCTGAATCTGAGGTTGACGAAGCATTGGAAATAATTAACACTGTATAA
- a CDS encoding putative quinol monooxygenase, translating to MQVITFGKLQAQDGQGDALMDIIRQHMDYLKQQPGLVQGYVARCNGNSNKFLVVSVWANEEAQQAAMTRLSTDPEATKGFLQMMQLLNGQPDFGNYTVESIVK from the coding sequence TTGCAAGTTATTACTTTTGGCAAACTACAGGCCCAGGATGGCCAAGGCGATGCTTTAATGGACATTATACGGCAGCACATGGACTATCTCAAACAGCAGCCAGGTCTGGTGCAGGGGTATGTGGCCAGGTGTAACGGCAACAGCAACAAATTCCTGGTTGTTTCTGTCTGGGCTAACGAGGAAGCCCAGCAGGCAGCCATGACCAGGCTGAGCACCGACCCGGAAGCTACCAAGGGATTTCTCCAAATGATGCAGTTGCTGAACGGGCAGCCGGATTTTGGTAATTATACGGTGGAGAGCATCGTAAAATAG
- the bshA gene encoding N-acetyl-alpha-D-glucosaminyl L-malate synthase BshA — protein MRIGILCHATYGGSGVVAAELGKQLAGRGHQVHFITVGRPFRLGNYLPNIYIHEAAAFNYPLFEAPPYFLTQVNKTVEVLRCCQLDVLHAHYAVPHSLGALLARQVAGRPVPVVTTLHGTDTSLVGARREFYDLTRYSLEASDMVTAVSAFLAEQSRQTFNFQRELPVLYNFVDTRVFRPEAAVEKQQLTGGRDLLIHISNFRPLKRVLDVIRVFQLVCKQRPACLLMIGDGPEMPAAQELAASLGLHRDILFLGQQDTVAPLLAAADVMLLPSCCESFGLAALEALACGVPVVASRAGGLPEVVVHGQVGFLTAVGDLAEMARFTLLLLEDRALRQKMSAHARSRAVEKFNAAYWVAKYEQLYQTVIDQYCGRV, from the coding sequence GTGAGGATCGGAATTTTATGCCACGCCACTTATGGAGGCAGCGGGGTGGTCGCCGCAGAGCTGGGCAAGCAGCTGGCCGGGCGAGGGCATCAGGTGCATTTTATCACCGTGGGCCGTCCTTTTCGCCTGGGCAATTACCTGCCCAACATTTATATTCATGAAGCGGCGGCCTTTAATTATCCGCTGTTTGAGGCACCGCCCTATTTTCTTACCCAGGTCAACAAAACCGTTGAGGTACTGCGCTGCTGCCAACTGGATGTTTTGCACGCCCATTACGCAGTGCCCCATTCCTTGGGCGCTCTCCTGGCCCGGCAGGTTGCCGGCCGGCCGGTGCCTGTTGTTACCACCCTGCATGGTACCGATACATCCTTGGTGGGGGCGCGCCGCGAATTTTATGACCTGACCCGTTACAGCCTGGAAGCCAGCGATATGGTAACAGCCGTTTCAGCTTTTTTAGCGGAGCAAAGCCGGCAGACCTTTAATTTTCAAAGGGAATTACCTGTCCTTTATAATTTTGTGGATACCCGGGTGTTCCGGCCTGAAGCAGCCGTGGAAAAGCAGCAGTTAACCGGTGGCCGGGACCTGTTGATTCATATCTCTAATTTCCGCCCCCTCAAACGGGTGCTGGATGTTATCCGGGTCTTTCAGCTGGTGTGCAAGCAAAGGCCGGCCTGTTTGTTGATGATCGGAGACGGGCCGGAAATGCCGGCTGCCCAAGAGCTGGCGGCCTCATTGGGACTGCACCGGGATATTTTGTTTCTGGGACAGCAGGACACGGTGGCGCCTCTTTTGGCGGCAGCTGACGTTATGCTGTTGCCTTCCTGTTGTGAAAGCTTTGGCTTGGCGGCCCTGGAGGCTTTGGCCTGCGGCGTGCCGGTAGTGGCCAGCCGGGCCGGGGGCCTGCCGGAGGTGGTTGTCCACGGCCAGGTGGGTTTTCTTACCGCAGTGGGTGACCTGGCGGAAATGGCGCGGTTTACCTTGTTGCTGTTAGAAGATCGGGCCCTGCGGCAAAAAATGTCCGCCCATGCCAGGAGCCGTGCGGTGGAAAAGTTTAATGCGGCATATTGGGTGGCAAAATATGAACAACTTTATCAAACTGTGATAGACCAATACTGTGGGAGGGTTTAA
- a CDS encoding DNA polymerase III subunit alpha, translated as MDGAARISQAARLARECGMNALAITDHGCMYGAIDFYKACHKEGIKPILGCEVYVAPRRRTDRVPKLDDRLYHLVLLAENQKGYKNLLKLVSLGYTEGFYYKPRIDKELLARYQEGLIALSGCLAGEVADKILNGQPDQARRAAGEYREIFGPDRFFLELQDHGYQEQRLVNRELLQMAGQLDIPLVATNDVHYLKPEHAEIQDVLLCIQTGKSINTPGRMKFDSRELYLKTPHEMNLLFGEVPAALQNTVAIADRCQVEIEFGRLHLPYFTVPDGFTPAAYLRQQCLAGAVKRYGHCTGAVQERLEYELKVIGQMGYDEYFLIVWDFIRYARQQGIAVGPGRGSAAGSIVAYVLEITNIDPLQYGLLFERFLNPERISMPDIDIDFDYERRGEVIEYIVQKYGADRVAQIITFGTMAARAAIRDVGRALDMPYGDVDKVAKLVPMELNMTIAKALAGSPDLKAIYEQNPEVKRLIDTAMELEGMPRHASTHAAGVVIAREPLVEYLPLSKTSDGLVTTQFPMTTVEELGLLKMDLLGLRNLTVISEAVNLIKQLRGKQPDINRLPLDDRVTYDMLARGEGVGVFQLESSGMRSILRELKPNAFEDIVALVALYRPGPLGSGMVEDFIQRKHGQTRVDYFHPDLAPILRETYGVILYQEQVMMIARVMAGYTLGQADSLRKAMGKKIPQMMAMHRQWFIDGTTTDEKGRPLANAIPGAVARGYDRRLAEKMFDLMEYFAGYGFNKSHSAAYALVSYQTAYLKANYPVEYMTALLTSVRDNTDKVVLYIEECRRMGIQVLPPDINHSGENFTALQGAIRFGLAAVKNVGLGAVQSIIQTRQKDGPFTSFADFCSRVDSRLANRRVLESLIKAGALDALGHRSQLLAALDAGMEYAARIQRDRQQGQVNLFDLMPDVPVQGAELQLPEVPKLSPKQQLEFEKEALGLYLSGHPLSEYSWLLEALDVQRVAQLPEMPDGSPLLLAGLTAAVKRITSRKGEPMAFINLEDLTGNCEVVVFPEVYRRYGKVLESKQPLLLKGRVSNNGEEVKGLAEEIIAIEQLECQLWLKIKETDTATRQQLVTLLTGYTGNTPVFLYDPEQQRAHPLEKRLWVTPQAELKGALVNLVGQDNVRLRCQLPGRLPVAAARDYRLRETPAGSIQAPGEPAPPVTRPAGSPSDSSFQPDFYPVPNSLLDL; from the coding sequence TTGGACGGGGCCGCCCGCATCAGCCAGGCTGCCAGGTTGGCCAGGGAATGCGGCATGAACGCCCTGGCCATCACTGACCACGGCTGCATGTACGGGGCAATTGATTTTTATAAAGCCTGCCATAAAGAAGGCATTAAACCAATCCTGGGGTGCGAAGTTTATGTGGCCCCCCGCCGGCGTACCGACCGGGTGCCTAAGCTGGATGACCGGCTCTATCACCTGGTTTTGCTGGCGGAAAATCAAAAGGGATACAAAAACCTGCTGAAATTGGTTTCCCTTGGTTATACCGAGGGGTTTTATTATAAGCCGAGAATAGATAAGGAATTATTGGCCCGCTACCAGGAAGGCTTAATTGCCCTGAGCGGCTGCCTGGCAGGAGAAGTGGCGGATAAAATTTTAAACGGGCAGCCGGATCAGGCCCGCCGGGCTGCCGGCGAATACCGGGAAATTTTCGGACCGGACCGCTTTTTCTTAGAACTGCAGGATCACGGTTACCAGGAACAGCGCCTGGTCAACCGGGAGCTTTTGCAGATGGCCGGGCAGTTGGATATTCCCCTGGTGGCCACCAACGATGTGCATTATTTAAAACCGGAGCATGCAGAGATCCAGGATGTTTTGCTGTGTATTCAAACAGGTAAAAGTATTAACACACCCGGGCGGATGAAATTTGATTCCCGGGAATTGTATTTAAAAACCCCCCATGAGATGAACCTGTTATTTGGGGAAGTGCCGGCAGCTCTGCAGAACACGGTTGCTATTGCCGACCGCTGTCAGGTGGAAATTGAGTTTGGCCGCCTGCACTTGCCTTATTTCACTGTTCCGGACGGCTTTACGCCGGCCGCCTACCTAAGACAGCAGTGTTTGGCCGGAGCGGTAAAACGGTACGGTCACTGTACCGGGGCAGTGCAGGAGAGGCTGGAATATGAGCTAAAAGTAATCGGCCAGATGGGTTATGACGAATATTTCCTCATTGTGTGGGATTTTATCCGTTATGCCCGGCAGCAGGGCATTGCTGTAGGCCCGGGACGCGGCTCCGCTGCCGGCAGTATAGTGGCTTATGTATTGGAAATAACGAACATTGACCCGCTGCAGTACGGTTTGCTGTTTGAACGTTTCTTAAACCCGGAGCGCATTTCGATGCCCGATATAGATATTGATTTTGATTATGAGCGCCGGGGTGAAGTTATTGAGTATATTGTGCAAAAATACGGAGCTGACCGGGTAGCCCAGATTATTACCTTTGGCACCATGGCGGCCCGGGCTGCCATCCGTGATGTGGGACGGGCCCTGGACATGCCCTATGGAGATGTGGACAAGGTAGCCAAACTGGTACCCATGGAACTGAATATGACCATCGCTAAAGCGTTGGCTGGGTCACCGGATTTGAAAGCAATTTATGAACAGAACCCGGAGGTAAAGCGGCTTATTGATACAGCCATGGAACTGGAGGGCATGCCCCGGCATGCTTCCACCCATGCGGCAGGCGTGGTGATTGCCAGGGAGCCCTTGGTGGAATATCTGCCCCTCAGCAAAACTTCCGACGGGTTGGTCACCACCCAGTTTCCTATGACCACCGTGGAGGAGCTGGGCCTGCTTAAAATGGATTTATTAGGGCTGCGCAACCTGACAGTAATCAGTGAAGCTGTCAATTTGATTAAGCAACTCCGGGGCAAGCAGCCGGACATCAACCGGCTGCCGCTGGATGACCGGGTCACCTATGACATGCTGGCCCGGGGCGAAGGGGTCGGTGTTTTTCAGTTGGAAAGCAGCGGCATGCGCAGCATTCTAAGGGAACTAAAACCCAATGCCTTTGAAGATATTGTGGCCCTGGTGGCTTTATACCGGCCCGGCCCCCTGGGCAGCGGCATGGTGGAGGATTTTATTCAGCGCAAGCACGGGCAAACCCGGGTAGATTACTTTCACCCGGATTTGGCACCCATCCTGCGGGAGACCTACGGGGTTATTCTATACCAGGAACAGGTTATGATGATAGCCAGGGTGATGGCGGGTTACACCCTGGGTCAGGCAGATTCTCTGCGGAAGGCCATGGGCAAAAAAATTCCCCAAATGATGGCCATGCACCGGCAATGGTTTATTGACGGCACAACTACAGACGAGAAGGGCCGGCCGCTGGCCAATGCCATTCCGGGAGCGGTGGCCAGGGGCTATGACCGCCGGCTGGCGGAAAAAATGTTTGACCTTATGGAATACTTTGCCGGGTATGGTTTTAACAAGTCCCACTCGGCAGCCTATGCCCTGGTATCTTACCAGACGGCCTATTTAAAGGCCAACTACCCGGTGGAGTATATGACCGCCCTGTTAACCTCGGTGCGGGACAACACCGACAAAGTGGTGCTGTACATTGAGGAATGCCGCCGCATGGGCATTCAAGTGCTGCCGCCTGATATTAACCACAGCGGCGAAAATTTTACAGCCCTGCAGGGGGCGATTCGGTTTGGCCTGGCAGCAGTGAAAAATGTAGGTTTAGGTGCGGTGCAATCCATTATACAGACCCGGCAAAAGGACGGTCCCTTTACCTCCTTTGCTGATTTTTGCAGCCGGGTTGACAGCCGGTTGGCTAACCGGCGCGTACTGGAAAGTTTGATCAAAGCCGGTGCCCTGGATGCCCTGGGGCATCGCTCACAGCTGTTAGCGGCGCTGGATGCCGGTATGGAATATGCCGCCCGCATCCAGCGGGATCGGCAGCAGGGCCAGGTTAATTTATTTGACTTAATGCCGGATGTGCCGGTTCAGGGGGCTGAACTGCAGCTGCCCGAGGTGCCCAAGTTAAGCCCCAAGCAGCAGCTGGAGTTTGAGAAAGAAGCCCTGGGCTTGTATCTGTCCGGCCATCCATTGTCAGAGTACAGTTGGCTGTTAGAGGCTTTGGATGTGCAGCGGGTGGCCCAGTTGCCTGAAATGCCGGACGGCAGCCCGCTGCTGCTGGCTGGCCTGACCGCAGCCGTAAAAAGAATTACTTCCCGTAAGGGTGAACCCATGGCTTTTATTAACCTGGAGGATTTGACCGGCAATTGCGAAGTGGTGGTATTTCCGGAAGTTTACCGCCGCTACGGCAAAGTTCTCGAGAGCAAACAACCCCTTTTACTGAAGGGCCGGGTCAGCAATAACGGGGAGGAAGTTAAAGGGCTGGCCGAAGAAATAATAGCCATCGAGCAATTGGAATGCCAGTTATGGCTGAAAATAAAGGAAACCGACACCGCCACCCGGCAACAGCTGGTGACGTTATTAACCGGTTATACGGGCAACACACCGGTTTTCCTGTATGATCCGGAGCAGCAAAGGGCCCATCCGTTGGAAAAGCGGCTGTGGGTCACCCCGCAAGCAGAACTCAAAGGGGCCCTGGTTAATCTGGTAGGGCAGGATAATGTGCGGCTGCGCTGCCAGCTGCCGGGCCGCCTGCCGGTAGCTGCCGCCAGGGATTACCGGCTGCGGGAAACTCCTGCCGGATCAATACAGGCACCCGGTGAACCGGCCCCCCCGGTTACCCGGCCTGCCGGCTCACCCTCTGACAGTTCTTTTCAACCGGACTTTTATCCTGTACCGAACAGTTTGCTTGATTTGTAA
- the accD gene encoding acetyl-CoA carboxylase, carboxyltransferase subunit beta, which produces MVLEIFRKTKYVTVRPDTAQNTEKRDIPEGLWVKCSRCSEILYTRELEKNFKVCQKCNYHFRLSATERIAITLDNGSFQEYDNELTTVNPLQFPNYPEKLAAAQAATGLNEAVVTGQGTINGLPVVVGIMDSHFIMGSMGSVVGEKIARAVERAIEKKLPVIIFSTSGGARMQEGILSLMQMAKTAAALAKLDEAGLLFVSVLTDPTTGGVTASFASLGDIIIAEPGALIGFTGPRVIEQTIRQKLPEGFQRAEFMRQHGMVDMIVNRPELKETLAKILSLHSR; this is translated from the coding sequence TTGGTTTTAGAGATTTTTCGCAAGACTAAATATGTAACCGTACGACCGGATACTGCTCAGAATACGGAAAAAAGAGATATCCCGGAAGGGTTATGGGTGAAATGCAGCCGTTGCAGCGAAATACTATATACCAGAGAACTGGAAAAAAATTTTAAAGTATGTCAGAAATGCAACTATCATTTTCGCCTGAGTGCGACAGAAAGAATAGCTATTACCCTGGATAACGGTTCCTTTCAGGAATATGACAATGAGTTAACTACTGTAAACCCGCTGCAATTTCCAAACTATCCCGAGAAACTGGCAGCTGCCCAGGCAGCCACCGGTCTTAACGAAGCAGTGGTGACCGGCCAGGGTACCATCAACGGCTTGCCGGTGGTGGTGGGCATTATGGATTCACACTTTATCATGGGCAGCATGGGTTCGGTGGTGGGAGAAAAAATTGCCCGGGCGGTAGAACGGGCCATAGAAAAAAAATTACCGGTGATTATCTTCAGCACCTCCGGCGGTGCCCGCATGCAGGAAGGGATACTGTCATTGATGCAAATGGCCAAGACGGCCGCTGCCCTGGCTAAACTGGATGAAGCCGGGCTGTTGTTCGTTTCGGTGCTGACAGACCCCACCACCGGCGGTGTGACAGCCAGTTTTGCTTCCCTGGGCGATATTATTATCGCAGAACCCGGTGCCTTAATTGGTTTTACCGGGCCCCGGGTAATTGAACAAACCATTCGACAAAAACTGCCGGAAGGTTTCCAAAGGGCGGAATTTATGCGCCAGCACGGTATGGTGGATATGATTGTCAACCGCCCGGAGTTGAAAGAAACACTGGCAAAAATTTTATCACTGCACAGCAGGTAA
- a CDS encoding C40 family peptidase: MFDLRQAAAGTVVVAAAAVVDVLEQPEAGIPLVTQLLMGWPAQVLGLEGDWFHIQAQDGSPGWARVENFCLPCWPTNTMTVQITRAAAPLFAASRSSAGSCGTLFLGSRLPLLDEDKDFLRVALPQGDSALVRRQDAAVFYADQPVDQQQIVSTAGLYLGASYLWGGMTVQGIDCSGLTYMAYYANGIQLPRDAQDQYKAGVPVTDLIMGDLVFFSTIVPGPSHVGLYLENGLFLNARTKEGVTVSSLSDGFFASRYLGARRYL, encoded by the coding sequence ATGTTTGACTTGCGGCAGGCGGCAGCCGGTACCGTTGTGGTGGCAGCTGCGGCGGTGGTTGATGTGCTGGAGCAACCGGAGGCGGGCATTCCCCTGGTAACCCAGTTGCTCATGGGCTGGCCGGCTCAAGTTTTGGGGCTGGAGGGAGACTGGTTTCATATTCAGGCCCAAGATGGTTCACCGGGATGGGCCAGAGTAGAAAACTTTTGTTTACCTTGCTGGCCCACAAACACTATGACGGTTCAGATCACCAGGGCTGCCGCCCCTTTATTTGCGGCATCCCGATCCTCAGCGGGCAGTTGCGGCACTTTGTTTTTGGGCAGCCGGCTGCCACTGCTGGACGAAGATAAAGACTTTTTGCGGGTAGCTCTGCCCCAAGGAGACAGTGCACTGGTACGCCGGCAAGATGCCGCTGTTTTTTATGCTGACCAACCGGTTGACCAACAGCAAATTGTTTCGACCGCCGGGCTTTATTTGGGTGCTTCTTATCTCTGGGGCGGCATGACCGTACAAGGGATAGACTGTTCAGGTCTGACTTATATGGCTTATTATGCCAACGGCATTCAATTGCCCAGGGATGCCCAGGATCAATATAAAGCGGGGGTACCGGTTACAGATTTAATCATGGGTGATCTGGTGTTTTTTTCCACCATTGTTCCCGGCCCCTCGCATGTTGGTCTTTATTTAGAAAACGGTTTATTTCTCAACGCCCGGACCAAAGAAGGGGTAACGGTTTCTTCCCTGTCTGACGGTTTTTTTGCCAGCCGTTACCTGGGGGCCAGGCGGTATTTGTAA
- the bshB1 gene encoding bacillithiol biosynthesis deacetylase BshB1: MDVLAVGAHPDDVEVGAGGLVAKLCQAGRRVAVVDLSAGELASNGTVAERRQEAGRAGEILGLAWRCCLEIPDRGISSDLPYRRRLAAIIRQCRPRLILCPYWSDRHPDHVSACRLVQEAWFDAGLKKMAARQTPFRPNQIWYYFIAAIAEPRFIVDVSECYQTKKTAILAHQTQFGRHPGAAATFLNDGPGSLLATVESRDRYFGSLIGSMYGEGFTTLEPLAVGNPLALLEVPR, translated from the coding sequence GTGGATGTATTGGCTGTCGGCGCTCATCCCGATGACGTGGAGGTGGGGGCCGGCGGCTTGGTGGCAAAACTGTGTCAGGCCGGCCGCAGGGTAGCCGTGGTTGATCTGTCCGCCGGCGAACTGGCCAGCAACGGTACGGTGGCAGAGCGGCGGCAAGAGGCCGGGCGGGCCGGTGAGATTTTGGGGCTGGCCTGGCGCTGCTGTTTGGAGATACCTGATCGAGGCATCAGCTCAGATTTACCGTACCGCCGGCGATTGGCGGCAATAATCAGGCAGTGCCGGCCCCGGCTCATACTTTGCCCGTACTGGTCCGACCGGCACCCGGATCATGTCAGTGCCTGTCGGCTGGTGCAGGAAGCCTGGTTTGATGCCGGCTTAAAAAAGATGGCTGCCCGGCAGACGCCTTTCCGACCGAATCAGATATGGTATTATTTTATCGCGGCAATTGCCGAACCCCGGTTTATTGTAGATGTTTCAGAGTGTTACCAAACTAAAAAAACGGCTATCCTGGCCCATCAAACTCAGTTCGGGAGGCACCCCGGCGCTGCAGCTACCTTTTTAAATGACGGCCCGGGCAGTTTATTGGCGACGGTAGAAAGCAGAGACCGCTATTTTGGCAGTTTGATTGGCAGTATGTACGGCGAAGGGTTTACTACCCTAGAGCCCCTGGCGGTGGGTAATCCTTTAGCCTTGCTGGAGGTGCCCCGGTGA
- a CDS encoding DUF2225 domain-containing protein, translating into MQVSEEMIFHIKVICPNCGQEFLHPEVKTKYIAVEKQDSDFCAYYSSINPIFYDVMVCKHCGYAFTKETNLPLKEPEKAAINTLLSGWHTDGSRYGGLRTLEQAVKAYNLAILCQELRNAKDSVKGSLYLRLGWLYRYQGKQADEAKALQRALEFLKRAYERESSSEVKKELRMMYLIGDLSYRSGDLKEAVKWFQAVTQHPAADSYPVFARMSRARWQDIREEIKQQG; encoded by the coding sequence ATGCAAGTTAGCGAAGAAATGATCTTTCATATTAAGGTAATCTGCCCCAACTGCGGCCAAGAATTTTTACACCCGGAAGTAAAAACCAAATATATTGCTGTGGAAAAACAAGACAGTGATTTCTGCGCTTACTACAGCAGCATTAATCCCATCTTTTACGATGTAATGGTCTGTAAGCATTGCGGCTACGCTTTTACTAAAGAAACCAACCTGCCTTTAAAGGAACCGGAAAAAGCAGCCATCAACACTTTGCTGTCCGGCTGGCACACCGACGGTTCCCGGTACGGCGGTTTAAGGACACTGGAGCAGGCCGTTAAGGCCTACAATTTGGCTATCCTTTGCCAGGAATTGCGCAATGCTAAAGATTCTGTAAAAGGGTCCCTGTACCTCCGGTTGGGCTGGCTGTACCGTTACCAGGGTAAGCAAGCCGATGAAGCCAAGGCTTTGCAGCGAGCCCTGGAATTTTTAAAGCGGGCTTATGAAAGGGAGTCCTCCTCGGAAGTTAAAAAGGAACTGCGCATGATGTACTTAATCGGGGATTTATCTTACCGCAGCGGCGATTTAAAAGAAGCGGTAAAATGGTTTCAGGCAGTTACCCAGCACCCGGCAGCGGACAGTTACCCGGTTTTTGCCCGCATGTCCCGTGCCCGCTGGCAAGACATCCGGGAGGAAATTAAACAACAGGGCTAG
- the mtrB gene encoding trp RNA-binding attenuation protein MtrB: MTDRSDITGDYVVVKALENGVTIIGLTRGGVTKFHHTEKLDKGEIMIAQFTEHTSAIKIRGRAELLTKHGKIRTEVDS; this comes from the coding sequence ATGACGGACAGATCTGATATAACGGGTGATTATGTGGTGGTCAAGGCGCTGGAAAACGGCGTGACCATTATTGGCTTAACCAGGGGGGGCGTCACAAAATTTCACCACACAGAAAAACTTGACAAAGGTGAAATTATGATTGCCCAGTTCACCGAACATACCTCGGCTATCAAGATTCGGGGGCGGGCGGAGTTGTTAACCAAGCACGGCAAAATCCGCACAGAGGTTGATTCTTAG